Part of the Thunnus albacares chromosome 11, fThuAlb1.1, whole genome shotgun sequence genome, TAAACAGATTGCAAACCTTCACTACTAGTGCACATTTCCTAACATGTTATGGAACTTGACTTTTATTCCAGTCATTCAAATGTTTAGTGGGTTTCTTAATCCTACAAACATCCCCTTAGGATGTTAGGAAATATTCTCTATATCTGTTAGCTTGATTATTATCTAGAAGTTCTGCACTTGGACAACGACAAAAACATAATCAATAGTTCCTCACTGTTGACAGACAAACTACCAGAGGTtgaaaagtcaaatattaaaatcaacatACAGAGCACATTatttagaaaattattattacCATACATAGGTTGCAAACTATTAAATagtaaaatatacaatacatactTACATATACATGTGCAACATACATAATATTTTAGTTTCATCAAAGAAAtcttaactttttaaataagTGTCTAATGCATATATCAACATGTtaagtacagtatatacacatatcAGTCAAAGCTATATACACTCATTTGGGAGGTCTGGGGTTGCAATAATAGGTGTTGAGGTCTCAGACAATCTGTCCCAGGCGTTTCTTGATAAAGTAGGACACCAGGACCTGAGGTCTCTGCTGGTACTCCACCAGAACATCATGAGGAGATGTGATCTGGTCTCCATCAAAGCGGTTCAGCAATGCTACACAGATCACAGCCGCTGTGGGGTAAAAAAGAGAATAACAGTCATTTAgtattgtgtttgaaatgtcCTTGTTCTTCATGTTGAAAGTCATTGGATCAAAGTCAGGTGAGTCAGTAGAAGTGAGAGACACACTATTTTCTACAACTTTTATCTTTAATGACTAATATTTAAGTAACTAATAAAATGAAGTAGACATTTACTCTCCAAAATGTATCTTTAATCATAAATATGGACATCAATAGGTTGCAAAACCATTAATGAGCTGCAGCACTATACAGAATATTCTGCAttatataacataaaaaaaatacctttgAGGCCACACACACGGCACATAGCAGCAAAGACGGTGGACTCCATTTCAATATTCCTCACTCCAGCTTCATAAGCTTTCCTTAGATACTCCAGTTTTTCTTCATGAGAGAAGGAGCACAGAGCGCCATCAAGTCGGCCTTGACCTAGAGAGAGCACAGCACAGGATGTTTCACTAACTGACCAATGGATTGAACCTGTTGAAGTTCTTGCCAGTACTGTAGGTGTCACAAACAACCTGAGCATGAGATGCTGTTCATACCTTCATAGAAATCATGGGTGCACATGGTGTTTCCGATCACTGTTGGAAAGTTTTGCAGCTCGGAGGAGTACTGCAGAAGCTCTTTGGCCACCCCTTCGTCCAGCTCAGTGCTGCGGGTGATAACTTTACCCAGAACCACCTGCTCAAACTGGGGCTGGAAGGCATAGTCCACCGCTTTATCCGTGATCACCACCGTCCCTGGAGCCAGACCTGGAGGCCACGGCAGATAGAAATTTTAAAACTATTAGTGAGGATAGAGGAGTCATTCAAGGAAAGCACCATTTGGAGAAGTTTTccatcactttcttttttgtaatttattttttattgacaaTCAGTATCAAGCAGACATTAACATGAGATGTATTctagatactgtatgtttacatcaTACGCACAAATCTTAAAATAGTACTTTTCATAAGAAGAACAcgcacagaaaaaaagacagaaaaaacaggGAGTGATTTCTTCTTTACAACATAATTATTGGTTTGTGAAAATATGGTTTTCCATCACtttcaaaacaggaaaaatgttCTTACCAACTCCACCAGATGTTCCCAGGCGAAACAGGACCACATCACGGCATTGGGCATGGTGCAGCAGTTTGATGAGCTCATGCAGCATGATGGAGATTGAGGGAACACCCATACCGTGCTGAGATGGAAACAAGATCAGGatacaaattattttcaaacaAGAGGAAAGGACTAATCTTTACACCAGTAATGTAATATTTGA contains:
- the upp2 gene encoding uridine phosphorylase 2, whose product is MAPILLNCMGNDHKDYIKQPVQVKNPYLDTMEEDILYHFSLSTKTHNLPEMFGDIKFVCVGGSANRMKAFAQFIHQELELPGNPEEIRDICEGTDRYCMYKVGPVLSISHGMGVPSISIMLHELIKLLHHAQCRDVVLFRLGTSGGVGLAPGTVVITDKAVDYAFQPQFEQVVLGKVITRSTELDEGVAKELLQYSSELQNFPTVIGNTMCTHDFYEGQGRLDGALCSFSHEEKLEYLRKAYEAGVRNIEMESTVFAAMCRVCGLKAAVICVALLNRFDGDQITSPHDVLVEYQQRPQVLVSYFIKKRLGQIV